From Bos mutus isolate GX-2022 chromosome 5, NWIPB_WYAK_1.1, whole genome shotgun sequence, one genomic window encodes:
- the MIP gene encoding lens fiber major intrinsic protein, which produces MWELRSASFWRAICAEFFASLFYVFFGLGASLRWAPGPLHVLQVALAFGLALATLVQAVGHISGAHVNPAVTFAFLVGSQMSLLRAICYMVAQLLGAVAGAAVLYSVTPPAVRGNLALNTLHPGVSVGQATIVEIFLTLQFVLCIFATYDERRNGRLGSVALAVGFSLTLGHLFGMYYTGAGMNPARSFAPAILTRNFTNHWVYWVGPVIGAGLGSLLYDFLLFPRLKSVSERLSILKGSRPSESNGQPEVTGEPVELKTQAL; this is translated from the exons ATGTGGGAACTGCGGTCAGCCTCCTTCTGGAGGGCCATATGTGCTGAGTTCTTTGCCAGCCtcttctatgtcttctttggactgGGGGCCTCGCTGCGCTGGGCCCCTGGACCTCTACATGTCTTGCAGGTGGCTCTGGCCTTTGGCCTGGCCCTGGCTACACTGGTGCAGGCTGTGGGCCACATCAGTGGAGCCCATGTCAACCCTGCAGTCACTTTCGCCTTCCTTGTGGGCTCCCAGATGTCCCTGCTTCGTGCCATCTGCTACATGGTCGCCCAACTCCTGGGAGCCGTGGCTGGGGCCGCCGTGCTCTACAGTGTTACCCCACCTGCCGTCCGAGGAAACCTAGCACTTAACACG TTGCACCCTGGGGTGAGTGTGGGCCAGGCCACCATAGTGGAGATCTTCCTGACGCTCCAGTTCGTGCTCTGCATCTTTGCCACATACGACGAGAGGCGGAATGGCCGCCTGGGCTCCGTGGCCCTGGCCGTTGGCTTCTCCCTCACCCTGGGGCACCTCTTTGGG ATGTATTATACTGGTGCAGGCATGAACCCTGCCCGCTCCTTTGCTCCTGCCATTCTTACCAGAAACTTCACCAACCACTGG GTGTACTGGGTGGGCCCGGTCATTGGAGCAGGCCTGGGCAGTCTCCTTTATgactttctcctcttccctcGGCTCAAGAGTGTTTCTGAGAGACTGTCTATTCTCAAGGGTTCCAGGCCCAGTGAGTCCAATGGACAACCAGAGGTCACAGGGGAACCTGTTGAACTGAAGACCCAGGCCCTGTAA
- the GLS2 gene encoding glutaminase liver isoform, mitochondrial isoform X2: MPFPLDLGLWVRHARAVKCRPPGMAFGQVGARDGAYPSDSSESGMLSRLGDLLFYTIAEGQERIPIHKFTTALKATGLQTSDPRLRDCMSQMRRMVRQSNSGGLLDRDLFRKCVSSNIVLLTQAFRKKFVIPDFEEFTSHVDRIFEDAKELTGGKVAAYIPQLAKSNPDLWGVSLCTVDGQRHSVGHTKIPFCLQSCVKPLTYAISISTLGTDYVHKFVGKEPSGLRYNTLSLNEEGIPHNPMVNAGAIVVSSLIKMDCNKAEKFDFVLQYLNKMAGNEYMGFSNATFQSEKETGDRNYAIGYYLKEKKCFPKGVDMMAALDLYFQLCSVEVTCESGSVMAATLANGGICPITGESVLSAEAVRNTLSLMHSCGMYDFSGQFAFHVGLPAKSAVSGAILLVVPNIMGMMCLSPPLDKLGNSYRGVNFCQKLVSLFNFHNYDNLRHCARKLDPRREGGEVRNKTVVNLLFAASSGDVSALRRFALSAMDMEQKDYDSRTALHVAAAEGHIEVVKFLIEACKVNPFVKDRWGNIPLDDAVQFNHLEVVKLLQDYQDSYTPSETWAEAAAEALSKENLESMV, translated from the exons TGACTCTTCAGAGAGTGGCATGCTGTCCCGTCTGGGTGACCTGCTCTTCTACACTATTGCTGAGGGACAGGAACGAATACCTATCCACAAGTTCACTACT GCGCTGAAGGCCACCGGACTGCAGACGTCAGATCCCCGGCTCCGGGACTGCATGAGCCAGATGCGCCGCATGGTTCGACAGTCCAACAGTGGTGGCCTCTTGGACCGAGATCTTTTCCGAAA GTGTGTGAGCAGCAACATTGTGCTACTGACTCAGGCCTTCCGAAAGAAGTTTGTTATTCCTGATTTTGAGGAGTTCACGAGCCACGTGGACCGCATCTTTGAGGATGCCAAAGAGCTCACTGGAGGCAAG GTGGCAGCCTACATCCCTCAGCTGGCCAAGTCAAATCCAGACCTGTGGGGTGTCTCGCTGTGCACTGTGGATGGTCAACG ACACTCCGTGGGCCACACAAAGATCCCCTTCTGCCTGCAGTCCTGCGTGAAGCCCCTCACGTATGCCATCTCCATAAGCACCCTAGGCACAGACTACGTGCACAAGTTCGTGGGCAAGGAGCCCAGCGGCCTGCGCTACAACACGCTCTCCCTCAATGAGGAAG GAATCCCCCATAACCCCATGGTCAATGCTGGTGCTATTGTCGTGAGCTCCCTGATCAAG ATGGACTGTAACAAAGCAGAAAAGTTTGATTTT gTCTTGCAATATCTGAACAAAATGGCTGGGAATGAATACATGGGTTTCAGCAATGCCAC ATTCcagtcagagaaggaaacaggGGATCGGAATTATGCCATCGGTTATTATCTAAAGGAAAAGAAG TGCTTTCCTAAAGGGGTGGACATGATGGCTGCCCTTGATCTCTACTTCCAG CTGTGCTCTGTGGAGGTGACCTGTGAATCGGGCAGTGTCATGGCAGCCACCCTGGCCAATGGTGGGATCTGCCCCATCACTGGAGAGAGCGTGCTGAGCGCGGAAGCCGTGCGCAACACCCTCAGCCTCATGCACTCCTGCGGCATGTATGACTTCTCGGGCCAGTTTGCCTTCCAT GTGGGCCTGCCGGCCAAATCAGCTGTGTCAGGAGCCATCCTCCTGGTGGTACCCAACATCATGGGGATGATGTGTCTATCACCTCCACTGGACAAGCTGGGGAACAGCTATAGAGGGGTCAACTTCTGCCAA AAGTTGGTGTCTCTCTTCAATTTCCACAACTATGATAACCTGAGGCACTGTGCTAGGAAATTAGACCCACGGCGTGAAGGGGGAGAAGTCCGG AACAAGACTGTGGTGAACCTCTTATTTGCTGCCTCTAGTGGAGATGTCTCAGCTCTTCGAAG GTTTGCCTTGTCAGCCATGGACATGGAACAGAAAGACTATGACTCCCGCACCGCCCTGCACGTTGCTGCCGCTGAAG GACACATTGAAGTTGTTAAATTCCTGATTGAGGCCTGCAAAGTGAATCCTTTTGTCAAGGACAG GTGGGGCAACATCCCCCTGGATGATGCTGTGCAGTTCAACCACCTGGAGGTGGTGAAACTGCTCCAAGACTACCAGGACTCATACACACCATCTGAGACTTGGGCTGAAGCTGCAGCTGAGGCCCTGTCCAAAGAGAACTTAGAGAGCATGGTGTGA
- the GLS2 gene encoding glutaminase liver isoform, mitochondrial isoform X1 yields the protein MRSFKALQNSLSRAGSHCRRGGWGHLSQNPLLTWGVRHHLSEAAAQGKETPHSHQTQHQDHDSSESGMLSRLGDLLFYTIAEGQERIPIHKFTTALKATGLQTSDPRLRDCMSQMRRMVRQSNSGGLLDRDLFRKCVSSNIVLLTQAFRKKFVIPDFEEFTSHVDRIFEDAKELTGGKVAAYIPQLAKSNPDLWGVSLCTVDGQRHSVGHTKIPFCLQSCVKPLTYAISISTLGTDYVHKFVGKEPSGLRYNTLSLNEEGIPHNPMVNAGAIVVSSLIKMDCNKAEKFDFVLQYLNKMAGNEYMGFSNATFQSEKETGDRNYAIGYYLKEKKCFPKGVDMMAALDLYFQLCSVEVTCESGSVMAATLANGGICPITGESVLSAEAVRNTLSLMHSCGMYDFSGQFAFHVGLPAKSAVSGAILLVVPNIMGMMCLSPPLDKLGNSYRGVNFCQKLVSLFNFHNYDNLRHCARKLDPRREGGEVRNKTVVNLLFAASSGDVSALRRFALSAMDMEQKDYDSRTALHVAAAEGHIEVVKFLIEACKVNPFVKDRWGNIPLDDAVQFNHLEVVKLLQDYQDSYTPSETWAEAAAEALSKENLESMV from the exons TGACTCTTCAGAGAGTGGCATGCTGTCCCGTCTGGGTGACCTGCTCTTCTACACTATTGCTGAGGGACAGGAACGAATACCTATCCACAAGTTCACTACT GCGCTGAAGGCCACCGGACTGCAGACGTCAGATCCCCGGCTCCGGGACTGCATGAGCCAGATGCGCCGCATGGTTCGACAGTCCAACAGTGGTGGCCTCTTGGACCGAGATCTTTTCCGAAA GTGTGTGAGCAGCAACATTGTGCTACTGACTCAGGCCTTCCGAAAGAAGTTTGTTATTCCTGATTTTGAGGAGTTCACGAGCCACGTGGACCGCATCTTTGAGGATGCCAAAGAGCTCACTGGAGGCAAG GTGGCAGCCTACATCCCTCAGCTGGCCAAGTCAAATCCAGACCTGTGGGGTGTCTCGCTGTGCACTGTGGATGGTCAACG ACACTCCGTGGGCCACACAAAGATCCCCTTCTGCCTGCAGTCCTGCGTGAAGCCCCTCACGTATGCCATCTCCATAAGCACCCTAGGCACAGACTACGTGCACAAGTTCGTGGGCAAGGAGCCCAGCGGCCTGCGCTACAACACGCTCTCCCTCAATGAGGAAG GAATCCCCCATAACCCCATGGTCAATGCTGGTGCTATTGTCGTGAGCTCCCTGATCAAG ATGGACTGTAACAAAGCAGAAAAGTTTGATTTT gTCTTGCAATATCTGAACAAAATGGCTGGGAATGAATACATGGGTTTCAGCAATGCCAC ATTCcagtcagagaaggaaacaggGGATCGGAATTATGCCATCGGTTATTATCTAAAGGAAAAGAAG TGCTTTCCTAAAGGGGTGGACATGATGGCTGCCCTTGATCTCTACTTCCAG CTGTGCTCTGTGGAGGTGACCTGTGAATCGGGCAGTGTCATGGCAGCCACCCTGGCCAATGGTGGGATCTGCCCCATCACTGGAGAGAGCGTGCTGAGCGCGGAAGCCGTGCGCAACACCCTCAGCCTCATGCACTCCTGCGGCATGTATGACTTCTCGGGCCAGTTTGCCTTCCAT GTGGGCCTGCCGGCCAAATCAGCTGTGTCAGGAGCCATCCTCCTGGTGGTACCCAACATCATGGGGATGATGTGTCTATCACCTCCACTGGACAAGCTGGGGAACAGCTATAGAGGGGTCAACTTCTGCCAA AAGTTGGTGTCTCTCTTCAATTTCCACAACTATGATAACCTGAGGCACTGTGCTAGGAAATTAGACCCACGGCGTGAAGGGGGAGAAGTCCGG AACAAGACTGTGGTGAACCTCTTATTTGCTGCCTCTAGTGGAGATGTCTCAGCTCTTCGAAG GTTTGCCTTGTCAGCCATGGACATGGAACAGAAAGACTATGACTCCCGCACCGCCCTGCACGTTGCTGCCGCTGAAG GACACATTGAAGTTGTTAAATTCCTGATTGAGGCCTGCAAAGTGAATCCTTTTGTCAAGGACAG GTGGGGCAACATCCCCCTGGATGATGCTGTGCAGTTCAACCACCTGGAGGTGGTGAAACTGCTCCAAGACTACCAGGACTCATACACACCATCTGAGACTTGGGCTGAAGCTGCAGCTGAGGCCCTGTCCAAAGAGAACTTAGAGAGCATGGTGTGA
- the SPRYD4 gene encoding SPRY domain-containing protein 4, with protein MALPFARSLCLCRRGAKRLGAAAAEARRGISFKLEEKTAHSSLLLFKGDTGVKYGMVGLEPTKLALNVERFREWAVVLADTAVTSGRHYWEVTVKRSQQFRIGVADVDMSRDSCIGVDDRSWVFTYAQRKWHTMLANEKAPVEGMGQPEKVGLLLEYEAQKLSLVDVSRIAVVHILQTDFRGPVVPAFALWDGELLTHSGLEVPEGL; from the exons ATGGCGCTCCCCTTTGCACGTTCGTTGTGTCTGTGCCGCCGGGGAGCCAAACGATTGGGGGCTGCCGCCGCGGAAGCCCGCAGAG GCATCAGTTTCAAATTGGAAGAAAAGACAGCCCACAGCAGCCTGTTACTCTTCAAAGGTGACACAGGTGTCAAATACGGCATGGTGGGATTGGAGCCCACAAAATTAGCCCTTAATGTGGAGCGCTTCCGGGAGTGGGCAGTTGTGCTGGCAGACACAGCTGTCACCAGTGGCAGGCATTACTGGGAGGTGACAGTGAAGCGCTCTCAGCAGTTCCGGATAGGAGTGGCAGATGTGGACATGTCTCGCGATAGCTGCATCGGTGTTGACGATCGTTCCTGGGTGTTCACCTATGCTCAGCGCAAGTGGCACACCATGTTGGCCAACGAGAAAGCCCCAGTTGAGGGCATGGGGCAGCCAGAGAAGGTGGGGCTGCTGCTGGAGTATGAGGCCCAGAAGCTGAGCCTGGTGGATGTGAGCCGGATTGCTGTGGTCCACATACTACAGACAGATTTCCGGGGTCCAGTGGTGCCTGCCTTTGCCCTTTGGGATGGAGAGCTGCTGACCCATTCAGGGCTTGAGGTACCTGAAGGGCTCTAG